A genomic segment from Neodiprion lecontei isolate iyNeoLeco1 chromosome 1, iyNeoLeco1.1, whole genome shotgun sequence encodes:
- the LOC107216656 gene encoding exosome RNA helicase MTR4: MATICPKNLILPKVNRLNVAPENLAHQYGRRATTCTLHKKATNVKIKRNLVELQTTKYLYFVMADFSEDLFQVFEESSEDVVQFSGDAIPFEESTATAKKEEQTDPSIKRDLEEIEEPFGKRQRTDSITEDINLEELATRITIHTIETIESCTHEVAVPPAQDYIPLEKKSSLPAKEYKFVLDPFQKEAILCIENNQSVLVSAHTSAGKTVVAEYAIACSLRDKQRVIYTTPIKALSNQKYREFFEEFKDVGLITGDVTINPTASVLIMTTEILRNMLYRGSEVMREVGWVIFDEIHYMRDKERGVVWEETLILLPDNVHYVFLSATIPNARQFAEWVAHLHNQPCHVVYTDYRPTPLQHYIFPAGGDGIHLVVDESGEFKEENFNRAMNCLHQGGEASKGDQKGRRGGMRSNAGQTNIFKIVKMIMERNFAPVISFSFSKKDCEIYAMQMAKLDFNTIDEKRLVDEVFNNAMDVLNEEDRRLPQVENVLPLLRRGIGIHHGGLLPILKETIEILFAEGLIKALFATETFAMGLNMPARTVLFTAPRKFDGKDFRWITSGEYIQMSGRAGRRGLDEKGIVILMIDEKVSPAVGRDIVKGKPDPINSAFHLTYNMVLNLLRVEEINPEYMLERSFFQFQNQANIPELYNKVKNLQQLHDSIVIDKVVQVSSYHQIRDQLDKLGNEFRMYLTKPEYLIPFLQPGRLVKVKNETAEFDWGIIVNFKKKSPNNPMKDKTVIIVDILLHISSQSTEGNPLPCKDGDEGDMEVVPVLHSLISQVSSLRVFYPKDLRPADNRKSVLKTIQEVEKRFPDGPPLLNPITDMHIVDPGFKDVIKKIETLEERLFAHPLHKDPELPDLSQRFLHKEKIGEDLKQAKTDLKRAKSVLQMDELKCRKRVLRRMAYCTAADVIELKGRVACELNGADELLMTEMIFNGLFNALSVPQMVALVSCFVCDEKSNEMPKSTEELSGPLRQMQDLARRIAKVTTDAKLEIDEEAYVEKFKPYLMDVVYAWCKGANFLQICKMTDIFEGSIIRCMRRLEEILRQLCQAAKNIGNSDLENKFSEGIKVIKRDIVFAASLYL, from the exons ATGGCAACGATCTGTCCGAAAAACTTAATACTGCCTAAAGTGAATCGTTTAAACGTGGCGCCCGAAAACTTAGCTCATCAATATGGCCGACGTGCTACCACATGTACCCTCCACAAGAAGGCCACtaatgttaaaattaaaagaaatctCGTGGAGTTACAAACTACAAAATATTTGTACTTTGTAATGGCTGATTTTAGCGAAGATCTTTTTCAAGTGTTCGAAGAGAGCAGTGAAGATGTGGTTCAGTTTTCTGGGGATGCTATTCCTTTCGAAGAGTCGACAGCAACAGCAAA AAAGGAGGAGCAAACCGATCCTAGCATTAAAAGAGATCTCGAGGAAATTGAGGAACCATTTGGAAAAAGACAGAGGACAGATTCCATAACCGAAGACATAAA CTTGGAAGAGTTGGCAACACGTATAACAATACATACTATAGAAACAATTGAGTCCTGTACCCATGAAGTGGCTGTACCACCTGCGCAGGATTACATTCCTTTGGAAAAGAAATCTTCGCTACCGGCCAAAGAATATAAATTCGTTTTAGATCCATTTCAAAAGGAAGCAATTTTGTGCATCGAAAACAATCAATCAGTACTCGTATCTGCACATACTTCAGCTGGGAAAACTGTTGTAGCTGA ATACGCCATCGCATGTTCCTTGAGAGACAAGCAACGAGTGATATATACTACACCTATAAAAGCCTTGAGCAATCAAAAATatagagaattttttgaagaGTTTAAAGATGTTGGATTGATTACTGGCGATGTCACAATTAATCCCACTGCCAGCGTTCTGATTATGACCACAGAGATTTTGAGAAATATGCTCTACAGAGGTTCTGAG GTGATGAGGGAGGTTGGTTGGGttatttttgatgaaatacATTATATGCGTGACAAAGAAAGAGGGGTGGTATGGGAAGAAACCTTGATTCTTCTACCTGACAATGTTCACTATGTGTTTCTATCGGCAACCATCCCAAATGCCAGGCAATTTGCTGAATGGGTAGCGCATTTACACAATCAACCTTGCCATGTAGTATATACAGATTACCGTCCAACACCTTTGCAACATTATATATTTCCGGCCGGTGGCGATGGAATTCATTTG GTTGTCGACGAAAGCGGCGAATTtaaagaggaaaatttcaacagAGCTATGAATTGTCTGCACCAAGGCGGCGAAGCCTCAAAAGGGGATCAAAAAGGTCGAAGAGGCGGAATGCGCTCTAATGCTGGTCAaaccaatatttttaaaattgtcaaGATGATTATGGAGCGAAACTTTGCCCCAGTTATAAGTTTCAGTTTCTCAAAGAAGGACTGCGAAATTTATGCCATGCAGATGGCAAAGTTGGATTTCAACACCATAGATGAAAAGAGATTGGTTGATGAAGTATTCAACAACGCAATGGATGTACTCAATGAGGAAGACAGACGTCTACCTCAAGTAGAAAATGTGCTTCCGTTACTTAGGCGTGGCATAGGAATCCATCACGGTGGCCTTTTACCAATATTGAAGGAAACCATTGAAATACTGTTTGCCGAAGGGTTAATCAAAGCTTTATTTGCAACTGAAACATTTGCCATGGGCCTTAATATGCCAGCAAGAACTGTACTGTTCACTGCACCAAGAAAATTTGATGGTAAAGATTTTCGATGGATAACCTCGGGTGAATATATTCAGATGTCGGGTAGGGCCGGTAGACGAGGACTGGACGAGAAAGGAATCGTCATTTTAATGATAGATGAAAAAGTAAGCCCAGCTGTCGGCAGAGACATTGTTAAAGGAAAACCTGATCCGATCAACTCGGCGTTTCATTTGACGTACAATATGGTCCTTAACTTGTTGAGAGTAGAAGAAATAAATCCAGAGTATATGCTGGAGAGAAGTTTCTTTCAGTTTCAAAACCAAGCAAATATACCAGAGTTGTACAATA AggttaaaaatttgcaacaacTACACGATTCTATAGTGATCGATAAGGTTGTCCAGGTTTCATCATATCATCAGATCAGGGATCAACTAGACAAGCTAGGAAATGAATTTCGGATGTATCTAACGAAACCTGAATACCTTATTCCATTCTTACAACCTGGTAGATTGGTGAAG GTTAAAAATGAGACTGCAGAATTTGATTGGGGTATCATTGTTAATTTCAAAAAGAAGAGTCCAAACAATCCAATGAAAGATAAGACTGTAATCATTGTGGACATTCTGCTTCACATATCCAGTCAGTCTACTGAAGGAAATCCACTTCCATGTAAGGATGGTGATGAGGGAGATATGGAAGTTGTACCAGTATTACATTCATTAATCTCACAAGTCAGTTCACTACGGGTATTTTATCCAAAAGACCTAAGACCTGCCGATAACAGAAAGAGTGTATTGAAAACTATTCAAGAAGTTGAAAAGCGATTTCCGGATGGTCCACCGTTATTAAATCCAATAACTGATATGCATATCGTAGATCCAGGTTTCAAGGatgtcattaaaaaaattgaaaccctGGAGGAAAGACTATTTGCCCATCCATTGCATAAG GATCCTGAATTACCAGATCTATCCCAACGATTTTTGCACAAAGAAAAGATTGGCGAAGATCTAAAACAAGCAAAAACCGATCTCAAACGCGCCAAGTCCGTATTGCAGATGGATGAACTGAAATGTAGAAAGAGAGTCTTACGCAGGATGGCTTATTGCACAGCAGCTGATGTTATCGAGTTGAAAGGTCGGGTGGCTTGTGAATTAAATGGCGCTGATGAATTGTTGATGACTGAGATGATTTTTAACGGGTTGTTCAACGCATTGAGCGTACCACAAATGGTGGCTCTAGTTAGTTGCTTTGTTTGCGACGAGAAGAGTAATGAAATGCCTAAAAGCACAGAAGAGCTAAGCGGACCCCTAAGACAGATGCAGGATTTGGCTAGGCGAATAGCTAAGGTAACCACCGATGCTAAACTGGAGATAGATGAAGAAGCATACGTGGAGAAATTTAAACCATATCTAATGGATGTTGTGTACGCGTGGTGTAAAGGTGCCAATTTCTTACAAATCTGCAAAATGACTGATATATTTGAAG GGTCTATAATAAGATGTATGCGTCGGTTAGAGGAGATTCTGAGACAACTCTGTCAAGCAGCAAAAAATATCGGAAACTcggatttggaaaataaattcagtgaAGGCATAAAGGTGATAAAACGAGACATTGTTTTCGCTGCCTCCTTGTACTTGTGA
- the LOC107216652 gene encoding 39S ribosomal protein L42, mitochondrial, whose protein sequence is MMRFCLKGPLLALRSIRCPKLNYSTMPSEVVVIADDGTIVCWHPEQHFPYQYTKPLPAEKIEENSVLSNRAKEAMDVFRKKHPEVVREELTKITFTTKHRWYPRARDKKAKKTPMDREYL, encoded by the exons ATG ATGAGGTTCTGTCTGAAAGGACCGCTGCTTGCCCTACGATCAATTCGGTGCCCAAAATTAAACTATTCTACGATGCCGTCGGAAGTGGTGGTCATTGCAGACGATGGAACGATTGTTTGCTGGCATCCTGAACAACATTTTCCATACCAATACACCAAACCTTTGCCAGCTGagaaaattgaggaaaattcgGTGCTCAGTAATCGAGCAAAAGAAGCTATGGACGTATTTAGGAAAAAACATCCGGAGGTAGTACGGGAAGAACTGACCAAAATCACATTCACTACGAAACACAGATGGTATCCAAGAGCTAGGGACAAGAAAGCTAAGAAAACGCCTATGGATAGGGAGTACTTGTAG